The genomic window AATAAACAGGGCTAAGAAATGTTCATGTAACAATTATGCCATATGCCTGCAAATAAAGGCCTAGGCGAGAAAACTAAGCAAAAACAGTCAAGGGTTCAGATGGTTAAAAGGGGAgacttgtttctctttcttcccacattaaaatagtaataattaaagctgcattaattaatatttttatactaaCAACAAATCAAAGACTGCTTAATGTGAAAGGTTACTTATAAGAATGAACCCagagagaattatcaccaacacTACAGTTCCCCTCaaagctttttagcctctttctgCTCTTGGTTTCAGTATTCAGGCCCATAAACTCAACTCTCAAGAACCTCATTTGCTGCAACAGCAggtagctgttttcagtgaataactcaacaccaaacagcagacagagagttagtgactagctggtgaacatagtggactATTTAGCAGTTAATCTGTTCATCAGGACACAAGCAGGACTGTGTCCTAGCaatgaatgctgatgttgctttgtgtctctGGTTGTCAATAGGCAACTTGCCAACATGTTAACCATatacaactttataaggtgataatatgtcactGTTGTGGTCCTCAGCTTGTCTTGCTGCCCACCagtggccaaaaaaacaattaatgcagctttaaagatatCAGTTTCAGTCATGCTGTTTCTTCCCACAGACTTTACATGTTTTTGGCATAAAAATTGACATTGAATATGTAGACAAAGTGCTGAGTGTTTAAAACATTTGGATCAGTATGGCCTTCAAATTCCACGTCATCTATATTATAgatattacagctaaacagtttttattctagtattatttgtgtgtttttttaagtgtgttttcaaGCCTGGTGTCCGGCAGCTGTCAGTGACTCCCTACAGGCAGGCGTGGCAGGCAGATATAGGCCTGAGCAAACAGATTAATGTTCAGGGGGTTACCATCCAGACGGATGTCCTCCAAGTTATGCCGAATAAACTTGCGGTCATGGTGGTTACAGAAGGTGTCCTCATGCAGAGACTGGATGTTGTTGTTCTGATTTGAGGGGCACAAGGAAGttgctgttaatgtttttacatttaaagtgtTAGCCATTGGACATTTTACTGTTGACTCTGCATAGTTTTGCTActatttcatcatttcattcatcacTGTTGTAACCTCACACTATCCTACTAACTGCTtttcaaaacaggtttttgaGGAAATGATTTTGCTGTCTGGATTATGTTTAAAAGCGGCATTTTACCATATTTTATCTtaatgcagagaaaacagaacatttccCTTCAGAGACAttaaagaagaagagacaatAGATGTTTGTGCTCCTACCTGCAGGTGTAACACTCTCAGGCTCAGTGGCAGTGGAGTAGGAATGTAATCCAAGTTATTATTGGACAGATAGAGGAATTCTAGTTGGCTCATAtcctgcacagagaagaaaggaaagggAAACAGTCACATAACAAAAAAGTAATACATGAAAATATCCATAAGAGGGAGCACAACACCCACTGACTGTCAACTTTCTACATCTTGAACAATTTATTGTCTTTacattttcttcacattttcaatGTTTTCCATCATGTAATCAGTGGTCTGCATCATGCCCCTTTGGATCAACTGTAGTTGATCCAGAGGGGCATTTTATGCTCTAACTATCCAAGGATACAAGCTGTTTTCTGCAAGAAGAATAAAAGGAGGAGACTGTTCCTGCAGGATAACAGATAATTCCCTGCCTCCCCTGCTTTTCCCAAACCTCCAGACGATTTAGATACAGATGAAGACATAACATTATACAAGTGTTttcaccagtggtggaagaagtattcagatcctttacttaagtaaaagtaccaatacagcagtgtaaaaatactccattacagtcctgcatgaaaaatcctactaaagtacaagtaaaatcctacttgagtaaaagtacattacacagtattagcagcaaaacgTACTtgaagtattacagtaaaagcagtggtttggttcctctgactgatatattattatatatgacatcattagattattaatactgaagcatcaatgTGTAaccagcatgttactgttgtagctgctgctaagGGTGGAACTGGTTTGAACCACTTCAtttacagttagctagtttagtccagcggttcccaacctagggatcaggtccctccaaagggtcaccagataaatttGAGGGGTCGAAAGAcgattaatgggagaggaaagaagaaacaacaaagttctgatacacaaatctgttttcagttttcaaactttttctcAAATCTTTGATTTCCGGTGAAATAccggatcatttgaacatttattgaaatgaaaccatgtgaaaagtttagagggaaaaatcactatttggtggagctgtaaacaactcagacatctgaaatgtgaccctgactgcacactgaaaagtaactagagctgtcaaataaatgtaatggagtagaaagtacaatatttccctctgaaatgtagtggagtggaactataaagtagcataaaatggaaatactcaagtaaagtacaagtacttcaaatttttacttaagtacagtactctagaaaatgtacttagttactgtCCACACTGGTTTTCACAGGTGGTAGTGGTACTTCCTTTGACAGATAAACAGATCTGTGTAAAATGGGTTGAGTGacagctttttttaaagattaaaataggatttttaaaAGTCTAAGCATATAAGCAGGGGGTCTACCTTGAATACCTCTGTGTGCATCCCCTGGCTGATCAGCCTGTTGTTGCGTAGATCAATGCGCTTCATGGTGATTGGCAGCTCAGGAATCATCTGCAGGTTGTTATCAGCCAACAATAACTGCTGGAGGTGCAGCAGAGAGCGAAACGCGTCCTCATCCATCTCTGAGATCTGGTTCCCAGTTAGATCAATGGACTGCAGCTTatctgtgaaacaaacaaaaacatagtCTATATCTGCCATTATTTGAATATTAGTTTTTATCTGAGACTTTACAGTAGACCTCAGTCTCCAAACTGATTCCTCACTGAGGTTGATGAAGTCTGTGTTCTTGAGGTGTCGGATCTTGTTGAAACGTCCATAAAAATGGGTGGTGTCTTTGGGCAGGGGTGGGATCTGATCCAGTCCGGCGTCGTCACAATACACACTCCCTCcgatacatacacacagcaggCAGGTAGGCATTCCTGCACATAGACAGAAGACAGCTGTACCACATATGCACACAGCCACACAAAATTTTAAAGGGTAACTACATACTAAATCATCTTTTAATGCACACTGTATGTAGGTCTATGTTGGCACATGATGTTAATTAGGGTTGGGTATCGTTTGAATTTTAACGATTCCAATTCTGCTTATCGATTCCGGTTCTTATCAATTCCCAGCTTTAATTCCAATATAGTCAAAAAAGAGGTCAAATGTTTAGATAACAAATATATCTTTATTcatctttattcttttaaaggtccagtgtgtagtatttagtaACATCTAAAAGAGCAGACTTGATAAAAATTGAATAGATTatttataagtatattttaattagtgtctaatcagctgaaaataataattgttgtgtttttgttaccttggaaataagccctttatatctacatgggagCGGGTCCCCCTCAACGgtggccgccatgttgcatcgtcatgtttctacagtagcgcAGAACGGACAAACCTAACACTGGCTCCCGTGAGGGCCTTACGCATTTTAGATTCAGTGGGCGACTACTGGAAATGCACCGGTATtaaaacgaagaagaagaacggaccaattattttgtattgtgagaagtttttgaaaccaaaatctgataaatggagGATCATAATTATTTAGAAAATCACAGGAGCGTGAATTGTCGTcgtcaaagaaataaaaacacgaAGAAGCTAAACGAAATCGGGACAAGCGACAGCATAAAACGAGGATAAACCCAGATGAAAATccctgatgagagaaatgtttgcagacgACTAACGCCAAAGTTTCCTGTTTACTGCTGGACAGGTAAGagtgtaatgtatatttattttgcccaGCTGGTAATGGTTCAAAACCTAgatgatgtacaatgtttattagcagTACATTAGTTTCCCTGAAAAGAAACACTGCCACGTAACGTTAAATATTAGCACAGtttagcctcagtttgtgcctctcactgAGCTGGTGGTCTGACAAGAGACAACAGGGAGGCGAAGTTGTGCTAATAACCCAACGACACATTGATTGATAACTAAGATATTTAGCTCTGGTGATGTGCCAAAGACAGTAAGTGAGAGTAATGAGTTagtgtgaaagataaactgaggAGAAGTCTGCTCATCACCAAGTTAATACATcctgtgaatatttttcacaGCGCTCCATGATTTCATTATTTGCtcctaatttgtcatttaggagcacatgtacacactggGGAAGGGGAGGTTAGCTTATAGCCCAACACAAGTAACATTTTCCCCGTTTCAATggtgaaaaacatgtaattgctAACAGAGTTTTAATTTTACGTGTATCAGTCAGAAGTagaatttttctgttatttattttggtatGTTTATCCAGGCCAGCCAAGAATCCCAGCATCTTAGGACgtaacataatgtattacaagGGTTTGTGACTGTGTCATAAAGCACTTATTtttttgatgttgctgttgtttctccagctaTGAGAGAGGTCCCGCAGCATCGATGCATGGTATTGCCTTTATCTTCATCCTGAAGTGATGTAAAGTGGGTATTTCACCATGTGCCATTGATGGCTGGGAGTATGTAGGTTTTCATTAcaaccaaagacaacaaaagttgaTTTCACTGAATAGCTACTTGTCTCTGGCTGAAAGTGTGTTAATCAATTCAATAATCTGATCTAGTCTGTTGTTGGGATGAAAATCTGCATGGAATAAGGTTGAACAGTTTCTGGTGAGCatgttagatagatagatagatagatagatagatgatttataatagtaagttcattcatttgtgctgttttatttttctcaggcactatgggttggcattattcaccatgtctgtgacattcGCACCCGCCATATCAGAAGTATTGCAGACCAAGTCAGGAGAGGTCTAGATAAAtgatacacatttgtttgcctatgtagcatattaacttaCCCTGTAAGTCCTACTCTTGGTTAAATAGCACTAGTTCCACATGTACAACTgcataaaatgtatgaaatagtaaattaacttgttgtgtaaaggtactgtcttccacagaagcagttttccctgcagctgctgctctacacacagctcctggagcagatgaggaacagCAGTGCCAGTGAATCATAGGTGTTGTTCCTGCCATGAGAGCATCTTCATCCagagcagtaaattgaatacctttggTGTGGTATTGGTCTGACCCTTGTCAGCTATTATATGTGCAgcaatttgactgctggaaggTGATCGGATAAGTttaatcacactgcttttagtgttcaGACTAATGATTGGAtagattattctgtctttatcagaatcaactctgaagaacacagaataagctgtcaaaatgtttgttttaaaagtaaaagctgcatgtttatgttatccTTTTATTGTCCATATTGAAAaggatgtccaaaaatgtttctgttaaataaaagatatttttattacaaattttattattcttagtgttgtttttta from Thunnus maccoyii chromosome 3, fThuMac1.1, whole genome shotgun sequence includes these protein-coding regions:
- the optc gene encoding opticin isoform X2, with product MKQQRVATGVEELKVAKSSETYRGNKAVVSMFELRMSLQSLMVALALVLIFVGPGLGMAAPLGEPDDEAFDMENYDLNSETDWENLDINIYGDSYDYDDLDQEIEVGTVAPDTPPPEHHEEEVTLPSQPTLPPAPVTLDFKGPGLFGPETGLGMPTCLLCVCIGGSVYCDDAGLDQIPPLPKDTTHFYGRFNKIRHLKNTDFINLNKLQSIDLTGNQISEMDEDAFRSLLHLQQLLLADNNLQMIPELPITMKRIDLRNNRLISQGMHTEDMSQLEFLYLSNNNLDYIPTPLPLSLRVLHLQNNNIQSLHEDTFCNHHDRKFIRHNLEDIRLDGNPLNINLFAQAYICLPRLPVGSH
- the optc gene encoding opticin isoform X1 gives rise to the protein MKQQRVATGVEELKVAKSSETYRGNKAVVSMFELRMSLQSLMVALALVLIFVGPGLGMAAPLGEPDDEAFDMENYDLNSETDWENLDINIYGDSYDYDDLDQEIEVGTVAPDTPPPEHHEEEVTLPSQPTLPPAPVTLDFKGPGLFGPETGLGMPTCLLCVCIGGSVYCDDAGLDQIPPLPKDTTHFYGRFNKIRHLKNTDFINLNKLQSIDLTGNQISEMDEDAFRSLLHLQQLLLADNNLQMIPELPITMKRIDLRNNRLISQGMHTEVFKDMSQLEFLYLSNNNLDYIPTPLPLSLRVLHLQNNNIQSLHEDTFCNHHDRKFIRHNLEDIRLDGNPLNINLFAQAYICLPRLPVGSH